The DNA segment TGTAGCTGCCCGGGATGCCCTTGGCGTGCATGATGTCCAGGGACTGGCGGATCCAGCCGTCGAGGTTGTTCGCGTAGGTCTTCGCGGCGACGTCCTGCATCTGCGGGCGCTGCGCGGAACGGTTGGCGCTCTGCTTGGCGGCCCGCTCCTGCGCGGCCTTCTTGGCGGCGGCGTCGACGGCGGCCTTCTTCGCGGCGGCGTCGCTGCGCTGCTTGGCGGCGGCCTGGTCGGCGGCCTTCTGCTGCGCGGCGATGGCGTCGAGCTTGACGCTCTGCGCGGCGGCGCGGTCGGTGACCGAGCCCTTGACGTTCGGCAGCGTGGCGTCCTGGGTGGCGACCTTCGCGACCTGCGCGGCGGTGGCCGGGGAGCCGGTGGTGACGGTGTCCGCGTTACCGGGGACGGCCGACAGGGCGATGGCGGCGGTGCCGAGAGCGGCGACACCGGCGACGGCGATCTTGTGCTGCTTGGTCAGGGCCCGATTTCGAGCACGACTGAGGATGTTCTTGGGCATGGCGTAGGACCTCTTCGTTGGCGCGGAGGCCGCTCCTGCGTCCGCCGGGGGAATC comes from the Streptomyces sp. SUK 48 genome and includes:
- a CDS encoding transglycosylase SLT domain-containing protein; amino-acid sequence: MPKNILSRARNRALTKQHKIAVAGVAALGTAAIALSAVPGNADTVTTGSPATAAQVAKVATQDATLPNVKGSVTDRAAAQSVKLDAIAAQQKAADQAAAKQRSDAAAKKAAVDAAAKKAAQERAAKQSANRSAQRPQMQDVAAKTYANNLDGWIRQSLDIMHAKGIPGSYNGLYRNIMRESSGNPMAINNWDINAINGIPSKGLLQVIQPTFNTYHVPGTSWNIYDPVANITAACNYAAHRYGSMDNVNSAY